One Heptranchias perlo isolate sHepPer1 unplaced genomic scaffold, sHepPer1.hap1 HAP1_SCAFFOLD_43, whole genome shotgun sequence genomic window carries:
- the LOC137312422 gene encoding histone H2A-like encodes MSGRGKTGGKARAKAKSRSSRAGLQFPVGRVHRHLRKGNYAERVGAGAPVYLAAVLEYLTAEILELAGNAARDNKKTRIIPRHLQLAIRNDEELNKLLGGVTIAQGGVLPNIQAVLLPKKTSNVSAKSK; translated from the coding sequence atgtctggaagaggaaaaaccggcgggaaagctcgggccaaggccaagtctcgctcatcccgggccggactgcagttccctgtgggccgtgttcacaggcacctgcggaaggggaactacgctgaacgtgtgggtgccggagccccggtctatctggctgctgtgctcgagtatctgacggctgaaatcctcgagctggccggcaacgcggcccgcgacaacaagaagacccgcatcatccccagacacctgcagctggccatccgcaacgacgaggaactCAACAAGCTTCTGGGAGGGGTGACCATCGCCCAGggtggggtgctgcctaatatccaggccgtgctgctgccgaagaaaaccagcaatgtgagcgCCAAGAGCAAGTGA
- the LOC137312419 gene encoding histone H3, which yields MARTKQTARKSTGGKAPRKQLATKAARKSAPATGGVKKPHRYRPGTVALREIRRYQKSTELLIRKLPFQRLVREIAQDFKTDLRFQSSAVMALQEASEAYLVGLFEDTNLCAIHAKRVTIMPKDIQLARRIRGERA from the coding sequence ATGGCCAGAACCAAGCAGACAGCGCGCAAATCGACTGGCGGGAAAGCccctcgcaaacagttggctaccaaagcggccaggaagagcgctccagccactggcggagtgaagaagcctcatcgctacagacccggcactgtggctctgagggagatccgccgctaccagaaatccaccgaactgctgatccgcaaactgcccttccagcgcctggtgcgagagatcgctcaggatttcaagacagacctgcgcttccagagctcggccgtcatggccctgcaggaggccagcgaggcttacctggtggggctgtttgaggacaccaacctgtgcgctatccacgccaagcgagtcaccatcatgcccaaagacatccagctggcccgccgcatccgcggggagcgcgcctaa
- the LOC137312481 gene encoding histone H1-like: protein MTDTAAAETAPPAAAAARTNAPNKKKAVPRPTGPPLGEQILKIVADCKDRKGISLAAIKKVLAAKGLDVEKHRSQIKLSIKRNVEKGSLVQIKGTGASGSFRVAKKETQAKVLKKVKKQVTKKSPGKKPANKKTAVKKLTAKKPAAKKSAVKKPVAKKSITKKAAKSPIKKKAAAKKPKTPKPVKAKKVEKARAKPKPKSAKPKKAAGKKK, encoded by the coding sequence atgacagacactgcagccgccgaaacggctcctcctgccgccgccgccgctcgAACCAATGCTCCGAAtaagaagaaggcggttccccgacccaccggtcccccgttgggcgaacagatcctcaagattgtggcggattgcaaggatcgcaaggggatatctctggccgcgataaagaaggttctggctgccaaaggcctggatgtggagaagcaccgGTCCCAGAttaaattaagtatcaagagaaatgtggaaaaaggctccctggtgcagatcaagggcacgggcgcctcgggctccttcagagtcgctaagaaggaaactCAGGCAAAAGTGctaaagaaggtgaagaaacaagtaaccaagaaatctcccggaaagaaaccagcgaacaaaaaaacagccgtcaagaaattaacggccaagaaaccgGCCGCCAAGAAATCAGCGGTCAAGAAACCTGTTGCCAAGAAATCGATcacgaaaaaggcggcgaaatcaccaattaagaagaaagcggcggctaagaagcccaagacccccaagccGGTGAAGGCGAAGAAGGTAGAAAAAgcgagggccaagcccaagccgaagtcagcaaagccaaagaaagcagcgggcaaaaagaagtaa
- the LOC137312427 gene encoding histone H2B 1/2-like, translating to MPVDMKAAPKKGAKKTLSKAPAKGGKKRRKSRKESYSIYVYKVMKQVHPDTGISSKAMSIMNSFVNDIFERIAGEASRLAHYNKRHTISSREIQTAVRLLLPGELAKHAVSEGTKAVTKYTSSK from the coding sequence ATGCCTGTGGACatgaaagcagctcccaagaagggcgccaagaaaaccttgagtaaagcaccagccaagggcggcaagaagcggagaaagtcgaggaaggagagttactccatttacgtctacaaagtgatgaagcaggttcaccccgacaccggcatctcctccaaggccatgagcatcatgaactcctttgtgaacgatattttcgagcgcatcgcgggtgaggcttcccgcctggcccattataataaacgccacaccatcagctcccgggagatccagaccgctgtGCGCCTGTTGCTGCCCGGAGAACTGGCCaaacacgccgtgtcggaagggacaaaggcggtgaccaagtacaccagctccaagtaa
- the LOC137312425 gene encoding histone H2A-like produces MSGRGKTGGKARAKAKSRSSRAGLQFPVGRVHRLLRKGNYAERVGAGAPVYLAAVLEYLTAEILELAGNAARDNKKTRIIPRHLQLAIRNDEELNKLLGRVTIAQGGVLPNIQAVLLPKKTSNVSSKSK; encoded by the coding sequence atgtctggaagaggaaaaaccggcgggaaagctcgggccaaggccaagtctcgctcatcccgggccggactgcagttccctgtgggccgtgttcacaggctcctgcgaaaggggaactatgctgaacgtgtgggtgccggagccccggtctatctggctgctgtgctcgagtatctgacggctgaaatcctcgagctggccggcaacgcggcccgcgacAATAAGAAGACCcgtatcatccccagacacctgcagctggccatccgcaacgacgaggagctcaacaagctgctgggacgggtgaccatcgctcagggcggggtgctgccgaatatccaggccgtgctgctgccgaagaaaaccagcaatgtgagctccaagagcaagtaa
- the LOC137312482 gene encoding histone H2A.J-like, translating into MSGRGKTGGKARAKAKSRSSRAGLQFPVGRVHRHLRKGNYAERVGAGAPVYLAAVLEYLTAEILELAGNAARDNKKTRIIPRHLQLAIRNDEELNKLLGLVTIAQGGVLPNIQAVLLPKKTSSVSTKSK; encoded by the coding sequence atgtctggaagaggaaaaaccggcggtaaagctcgggccaaggccaagtctcgctcatcccgggccggactgcagttccctgtgggccgtgttcacaggcacctgcgaaaggggaactatgctgaacgtgtgggtgccggagccccggtctatctggctgctgtgctcgagtatctgacggctgaaatcctcgagctggccggcaacgcggcccgcgacaacaagaagacccgcatcatccccagacacctgcagctggccatccgcaacgacgaggagctcaacaagctgctgggactggtgaccatcgctcagggcggggtgctgccgaatatccaggccgtgctgctgccgaagaaaaccagcagtgtgagcaccaagagcaagtaa
- the LOC137312428 gene encoding histone H2B 1/2-like has product MPEDKKAAPKKGAKKTLSKAPAKGGKKRRKSRKESYSIYIYKVMKQVHPDTGISSKAMGIMNSFVNDIFERIAGEASRLAHYNKRATISSREIQTAVRLLLPGELAKHAVSEGTKAVTKYTSSK; this is encoded by the coding sequence atgcctgaggacaagaaagcagctcccaagaagggcgccaagaaaaccttgagtaaagcaccagccaagggcggcaagaagcggagaaagtcgaggaaggagagttactccatctatatctacaaagtgatgaagcaggttcaccccgacaccggcatctcctccaaggccatgggcatcatgaactcctttgtgaacgatattttcgagcgcatcgcgggtgaggcttcccgcctggcccattacaacaagcgggcgaccatcagctcccgggagatccagaccgccgtgcgcctgctgctgcccggggaactggccaagcacgctgtgtcggaagggacaaaggcggtgaccaagtacaccagctccaagtaa